In Longimicrobium sp., the genomic stretch AGGAGCTGGAGGCGCGGGTGCGCGCCATGCTCCGCATCAAGCGGCTGCAGGACGAGCTGGACCTGAAGAACCGCGAGCTCGAGGTCGCCAACAAGCGCCTGCGCAAGCTCTCCATCACCGACGGGCTGACCGAGCTCTTCAACCACCGGCACGTGCACGAGCTGCTGCAGGAAGAGTTCGAGCGCAGCCGCCGGACCGAGGAGCCGCTGGCGGTGACGATGATCGACCTGGACAAGTTCAAGAACGTCAACGACACCTACGGCCACCCCACCGGCGACGTGGTGCTGTACGAGACCGCGCGCATCCTCCGCGAGACGGCGCGGGAGATCGACATGGTGGGACGCTACGGCGGCGAGGAGTTCATCGTCATCCTCCCCAACACCGACGAGGAAGAGGCCGCCGCCTTCGCCGAGCGCGTGCGCTCGGCGGTGGAGACGCACGTCTTCCGCGACGAGGACGTGGGGGTGGAGCTGCGCATGACCTGCTCGTCGGGCGTGGCCTCGTTCCCCGTGCCGGGGGTGCAGACCCCCGAGCAGCTGCTGAAGCTGGCCGACGAAGGGCTGTACATGGCCAAGGAGAGCGGCCGCAACCGCGTGGTGCGCTCGTCGCAGATGCCCCCCGCTACCGCCTGACGTGACCGACCCCGCCCCGCCCCAGCAGCTCGCGGCCCGGGCCGCCGAGCTGCGGGAAACCCTCGAACGCGCCAGCCACGAATACTACGTCCTCGACGCGCCGGCCATGCCGGACGCCGAGTACGACCGGCTGTTCCACGAGCTGAAGCGGCTCGAGGAGGAGCATCCCGCGCTCCGCACCCCCGATTCTCCCACGCAGCGCGTGGGCGCCGAGCCCGCGTCGAAGCTGGAGAAGACGGAGCACCTCGCCCCCATGCTCTCGCTCGACAACGCCTTCAGCCCCGAAGAGCTGCAGGCGTGGGAGACGCGGAACGCGCGCATCGCCGACGAGGTGCGCACCGCCGGCTACGTGGTCGAGCCCAAGATCGACGGGCTGGCGATCGCGCTGACCTACGAGAACGGCGTCTTCGTGAAGGGCGCCACCCGCGGCAACGGCACCATCGGCGAGGACGTCACCCGCAACCTCCGCACGATCCGGCAGATCCCGCTCCGCCTGCGCCAGGACGACGGCGCGCCCGCGCCGCCGCCGGTGATGGAGGTGCGCGGCGAGGTGTACATGTCGCTCCCCGGCTTCGAGCGGATGAACCAGGGGCGCGCGGCCGAGGGGCTGGCCACCTTCGCCAATCCCCGCAACGCCGCGGCGGGCGCGCTCCGCCAGCTCGACCCCGCCATCACCGCGCGGCGCCCCTTGCGCTTCTTTGCCTACGCGGTGGAGACGGGGAGCGGCGAGGGGCCGTTCGCCTCGCAGTGGGAGCTGCTGCAGACGCTGAAGGCGTGGGGATTCCCCGTCAACCAGCTCGCCCGCCCCTGCGCCTCGCTGGACGAGGTGCTGGAGTTCGTCGGCGCGTTCGAGAAGACGCGCGGCACGCTGGACTACGAGGTGGACGGCGCGGTGGTGAAGGTGAACCCGCTGGCGCTGCACGTGGAGCTGGGCGTGGTGGGCGGCCGCGAGCCGCGCTGGGCCACGGCGTACAAGTACGCGCCCGACCTGGTCGTCACCACGCTGCGGTCGATCGAGATCAACGTGGGGCGGACGGGCGCGCTGAACCCGTACGCGGTGCTGGAGCCGGTGGAGGTCGGCGGGGTGATCGTGAAGCTGGCCACGCTCCACAACGAAGACGACATCCGCCGCAAGGACATCCGTCCCGGCGAGAAGGTGCTGGTGAAGCGCGCCGGCGAGGTTATCCCCCAGGTCGTGGGGCCGATCCTGGAGGAGGGGCAGGAGCGCGCCCCGGAGTGGCATCTCCCCGACCGCTGTCCGGCGTGCGGCACCCCCGCCGAGCGGCCGGAGGGGGAGGCGATGACCTACTGCCCCAACTCGGCCTGCCCGGCGCGCATCTACTGGGGAATCGTGCACTTCGCCTCGCGCGGGGCGATGGACATCCGCGGGCTGGGCGAACGCACGATCCTGCAGATGGTACGCGCGCGGCCCGTGGACGACGCGGGCCAGCCCGTCGCGGCGGACGACGCGGCCGCAGTCGGATACACGCCCCCGTGGGACCTTGCGGAGGAGAAATCCGCGCTGCCCGAAAGCCCGCCGGCGCACGAGACCACGGGCGAAGGACTGCCGGACGCGGCCGGGGCGGAGGGCGCGGGCGGCCGCGCGCGCAAGAAGCTGGTCGAAGATGTCGGCGACCTGTATCGTCTTACCATCGACGACCTGCTGACACTGGAGGGCTTCAAGCAGAAGTCCGCCCAGAACCTGCTGGACGGGATCGAGGCGTCGAAGCAGCAGGGGCTGGCCCGCGCGCTCTTCGGCCTGGGGATCCGCCACGTGGGCGAGATCGCGGCGCAGACGCTGGCCCGCCACTTCGGCTCCATCGACCGGCTGATGACGGCGACGGTGGAGGAGATCGAGGGGGTGCACACGATCGGCCACGTGATGGCCGAGGCGCTGCACGCCTGGTTCGCCGAGCCGCGCAACCTGGAGGTGGTGGAGAAGCTGCGCGCCGCCGGGGTGAAGCTGACCGAGGAGCGCACCGAGCCCGCCGAGGGGCCGTTCACCGGGCTCACCTTCGTCATCACCGGCACGCACCCCACCATGTCGCGGCCGCAGCTGGAGGAGTTCATCCAGCAGCGCGGCGGGCGGGTGACGGGCGGCGTGACGAAGAAGACGAGCTACCTCGTCGTGGGCGAGGACGCAGGCTCCAAGCTCGCCAAGGCGCGCGAGCTGGGGGTGAAGGAGCTTACCGAGGCGCAGCTGCTCGAGCTGGCCGAATCCACCGGCGCGGACGCGGGAGACGCGGACGCCGCCGAACCCGACCCGACCACCCAACCCGCCACCGCCCAGCTGGGGCTCCTATGACCGACACCGCCATCGCCACCGAAGCGAAGTTCGTGCAGATCCCCGCGGGAATGATCTCGTCGATGCGCCGCGCGCTGGCCAGCGACCGCGAGCCGCTGGAGGCCGTGAACCTGCTGCGGCAGGTGGGCTACGAGGCGGGCGAGGCGGTGCACGCCGCTCTGGCCGGCCACCTCTCCGGCGGCGGCGACGCGGGCGAGCTGGACGCCGGGCGCTTCTGGCAGGGGGTGAGCGACTACTTCGAGCGGATCGGCTGGGGGCGCGTGGAGCACCGTCGCCTTCACCCCGGCGTGGGCGCGCTGGACCTGGTGAACTGGCTGGAGGCGGGGAGCGACGGCGGCCCCGCCGGCTGCCATCTGTCCACCGGCTTCTTCACCGACCTGCTGGGCCGGGTGGCCGGCGCGGGCGTGGTGGTGATGGAGGTCCCCGCCGAGCCCGGCCGCTCGCGCCTCCTCTTCGGCAGCGGCGACACCCTCGGCGCCGTCTACCAGTCGCTCGCCTCGGGAGCGTCGCTGGACGAGGCGCTGGGGCGGCTGCAGAGCTGAGCGGCGGGTGATCGGCATCGCAGTGGGAAGTGCGAGTGAACTCGCGGCTACAACGGCACGCAGTCCGCCTTCGCGGACATCAGATTGGTGATGGGGAGATTGCGGTGCGCGACGGGAGCCGGTGCATGCGGTGAGTTCTCTGCGTCTCCGCGTGAGATCCCGGGATGCCGCGGGAACGCGCCCGAAGCAAGGAGATGATGCGACGGCCCACCATCGCGGCGGGCCGTCGCTGCGTTTGGGGTGATGCAGACGGCCCCGCGGTTGCGTAGCTTTCGTACTCTCGCACTTCCGTACTTTCGTACTCTCGCGAAGCGAGCAGATGCCCCGGACGATGGCCCTGGACTACGGCGAGCGCCGCATCGGCGTGGCGCTGACAGACCCCACGCGCACGATCGCGTCGCCGCTGACCACGCTGCAGCGGCGCGCGGGGAAGCGCCCGCCGTGGGCGGAGATCGCGAAGCTCATCGAGGAGCACGAGGTGGAGGACGCCGTGGTGGGACTACCCTTGGACCTTTCGGGAGATGAGACGGAGTGGACGAAGGAAGTCCGCCAGTTCGGCGATGACCTGGCCCGGCGCACGGGGCTGCCCGTGCACTGGGTCGACGAGCGGCTCACCTCCGTGGCCGCCGAGCGCGCGGTCCGCGGGATGGGGCTGAAGCGCAGCGAGCGCGAGCAGAAGGAGCGCATCGACGCCGCCGCCGCCGCGCTGATCCTGGACGCCTGGCTCCGCCAGCGCCCGCGCGAGGCGCAGGGGTGATGAAGATGCGCGCGCCGTTCCGCACTTTCGCACTCTCGCACTTTCGCACTTTCGCACTCGTCGCTCTCCTCGCGACGCTCGCCGCGTGCGCGACGGACGGCGGCGGCAACCCGCACGGCCCGCCGCTGCGTGTCACCGTTCCCGCGGGCGCGGCTCTCCCCGCGGTCGCCGACTCGCTGGCGAAGCGCGGCATCGTCGATTCGGGCGACAAGTTCCGGCGCTATGCGAAGGCACAGGACGCGGCGTCGAAGCTGAAGCCCGGCATCTACGAGTTCCGCTCGGGCGAGTCGTGGAAGACCATCGTGGGCAAGCTGGTGCGCGGCGACGTGGTGAAGGCGCGCATCGTGGTTCCCGAGGGATGGACGGCGCGCCAGATCGCCGCGCGGGTTGCGGCCGCGCTGGGCGGCAACGAGGACTCCATCCACGCGCGGCTGGTGGACACGGCGGCCGCGCGCCGCTACGGCGTCCCCGGGCCCACGCTGGAGGGCTATCTCTACCCGGCGACCTACGTCTTCCCCCTCGGCACGCCGGTGGAGAAGGCGGTCGCGGCGATGGTGCAGCGCTACAAGTCCGCGTGGACGCCGCAGATGCGGGCGCAGCTCCCCGCCTCGGGGATGAGCGAGCGCGAGGTGGTGGCCCTCGCCTCGATCGTGGAGCGCGAGGCCAAGGACTGGCACGAGCGCCCCACCATTGCCGCCGTGTACCGCAACCGGATGCGGAAGGGGATGCGCCTGCAGGCCGACCCCACGGTGCAGTACGCGCTCGGCCAGCAGCGCGCGCGCCTGCTCTACCGCGACATCGCGTCGGTGTCGGCCAGTCCGTACAACACCTACACGCACGCGGGCCTCCCGCCGGGCCCCATCGCCTCCCCCAGCCAGGGCGCGATCCAGGCCGCACTGAACCCCGCGCCGGCGGACTACCTGTACTTCGTCGCGCGCCCCAACGGCACGCACGTCTTCACCCGCACCCTGGCCGAGCACAACGCCGCGAAGCGTGCCGCGCAGGCGGAGGCGCGAGGGGCACGGTGAAGAAGTGCGAGAGTGCGAGAGGGCGAAGGTGGCCCCGCGCACCCACCCCGCCCCGTCACCGAAATGAAGTCCGCGAAGGCGGACTGCGTGCCGTTGTAGCCGCGAGTTCACTCGCATTTTCGCGAATCTTTCCACGCGTGACGAGATTTCCCTCGCACGCCTCATCATCGCCACGCACCATCTCCCGCTGACGATCATCTCTATCTGCCGACCACCATCTCCCCGCGCATGACCGGCCTTCGCGACCGCCTTTCTCTCATCGTCATCACCGACCCCAGCTGTGGCGAGGGGCGCGCGATCGTGGACGTCGTGCGGGCGGCGCTGCGCGGCGGTGCGCCCTCCATCCAGCTGCGCGGCAAGGACCAGGCGGCGCGCGAGCAGGTGGAGCTCGCCCGCGCGCTGCGGGTGGAGACGCGGGCCGCGGGAGCGCTGCTGTGGGTGAACGACCGGCTGGACGTGGCCCTCGCCGCCGGCGCCGACGGCGTGCACCTGGGGCAGGACGACCTTCCCGTCGAGGCGGCGCGGCGGATCGTGCCGGGCGGCTTCCTCATCGGCATCAGCGCGGAGACGGCGGAGCTGGCGCGCGCGGCCGAGCGGGGCGGCGCGGATTACGTGGGGGCCGGGCCGGTGTACGAGACCGGGAGCAAGGCCGACGCGGGAAGCGCCGTCGGCTGCGCGCGCATCGCCCAGGTGGCGGCGGCGGTGCGCATCCCCGTGGTCGGCATCGGTGGGATCGCGGCGGCGAACGCGGGCGAGGTGGTGCGCGCGGGCGCCGCGGGCGTGGCGGTCATCAGCGCCGTGATGCGCGCCGCCGATCCGGAGGCGGCCACGCGCGAGCTGCTCCGCGCCGCTACCACAGGACGCAGTTAGTCACGGATTAGGATTCGTCCGCGCCAGGCGGTCCGCCGATCGCGGCACTTCTCACGAAGCTCGTGGCGACGTAGATTTATTCCCTGAGGCATCCCTCCCTCCTCGACGGCCCCCACGGCCGCATCCGGAGGCAGCATCGTGGTCCGGGCGGGTCCCCTCCCGCAGCCCATTCACAACCCAGATCCACCGCAGAACACGTCTCGCCCACGCGAGCGTGCGCCCGCGCGCACACCTGGCGCGGGGGTCCTGCGCGCAGCAGAACCGTCACGCAGCGGCATATCTCCCGGCCACACCCCGTTCCATCCGCCACGCCCCATGCGTTTCCGCCCCACGGCACTCGCCGTCCTGCTCGCCTGTGCGTCCGCGCGTCCGGCCGCGGCCCAGCTCGTCGCATTCGCCTCCGCCCCCGGCGCGGGCGACGGCGGCGCCTCCGCACGCCTTGCCATGCAGCTCGACTCCATCGCCCGCCACGCGATGGAGTACCAGTCCATCCCCGGCCTCAGCGTCGTCATCGTGAAGGACGGGCGGGTGGTGATGGAGCGCGGCTACGGCGTGGTGAACCCGCCGCGCGAGCGCGCCGCCACCGCCCGCACCGAGTACCAGATCGCCTCGGTCAGCAAGCAGTTCACGGCCGCGGCCATCCTGCGCCTGAACGAGCAGGGCCGGCTTTCGCTGGACGACGCGGTCACGCGCTACGTGGACGGGCTGCCGCCGGTGTACCAGGAGGTCACGATCCGCCGGCTGCTGAACCACACGGCGGGGGTGCCCAACTTCACCGAGTTCCTGCGCGAGTTCCACCAGCCGCTGGCCCCCGCGCGCCTGGTGGAGGAGCTGGCCAGCCGCACGCTGCAGTTCGCGCCGGGAACGGCCTTCCACTACAGCAACTCCGGCTACTACCTGCTGGGGCTGGTGATCGAGGAAGTGACCGGGCAGGGGTACGCCGACTACCTGCGCGACCAGTTCTTCACCCCGCTGGGGCTGGGCGACACGCACTACTGCGGCGAGCTGAGCGCCCCGGTCCCCGCGGGCTTCGTCCGCAGCCGCGGCGGGAAGACGGTGCGCGCCGCGCCGTGGGACCCGTCGGTGCTGTACGCCGCCGGCTCGCTCTGCTCCACCGCCGAGGACCTGGCGAAGTGGGAGGTCGCGCTGGGCGAGGGGCGCGTCCTTTCCCCCGCGTCGTTCCGCGAGATGACCACGCCCGCGCCGCCAACGGAGACCAGCGTGCGGATGGCGTACGGCTACGGGATGATGGTGGACACCACCGAGGCGGGCCCCTACCTGCACCACGACGGCGCCGTCTCCGGCTTCCGCGCGCAGGTGGCGTGGTACCCCGAGGAGCACATGGCCATCGTGGTGCTGATGAACCAGGGGCTGGCCGCCCCCGAGCCCATCGAGCGCGACCTGGCGCGCGCGGTGATGGGCCAGGCGCGCCAGCGCGAGCCGCGCCTCTCCGGCCCGCCCACCCCGACCACCGGCCGCCGCGTGATGGGCTCGGCCACGCAGCAGCGGGAGCGGTAGACGCGGATCGGTTCACCTCTCCTGCTGTCGGGAGAGGTCGAAGAAGTGAAGAGCCGGGACGGCGGTTTTGTCCCGGCTCTTCGCTTTTTCGGGTGAGGGCCGCGTGAGGGATGCGCGCCCGAAGGGCCGGGACGCCGCCGCGCGCGAGCAGAAGCCGCGGATCCGCATCGACCCGCGGCGCGGCGGTGGCCTGGCGCGGTTGGCAACAGTCGTATCGTTGCCTACCGCGCGCGCAGCCCGGTTTGGCGCCTCGGCGCCAAACACGCCCAAACCATCGGTTGAAAAGAAGATCGGCCCCTCGCGAGCATCCATCGCCGCGAGGGGCCGATCCCGTTCCGCATCCGTCGATTGCAAGCCTAGTCGCGGCCTTCGATCTCGTACTTGGCCAGCATGCGGTGGATCGTCTTGCGGTCGATCCCCGCGTTGCGCGCGGCCTGCGAGATGTTGCCGTTGTGGCGGTCCAGCAGGTCGCTCAGGTACTGCTTCTCGAAGATCGAGATCGCGTCGTTCTTGGCGTCGTGGAAGGGCAGGTCGCTCGAGAACGCCGCCACCGCGCCCGCCTTGCCGTTGGGCGCGCGGCGCATGGACAGCTCCTCGGGCATGTCCTCGGGAAAGATCTCCTGCCCCGGCAGGCACATCGAGACGATGCGCTCCACCACGTTCTGCAGCTCGCGCACGTTCCCCGGCCACTCGTACTCCACCAGCACGCGCATCGACTCGCTGCTGAAGCGCAGGTTGTCGCGGTCGTACTCCTGCGCGTAGCGCCGCAGGAAGTGCTGCGCCAGCGCGGGGATGTCTTCGCGGCGGTTGCGCAGCGGCGGCAGCTTCACCGGCACCACGTTCAGGCGGTACAGCAGGTCCTGGCGCAGGTGGCCGTCGCGCACCGCCTGGTCGGGGTCGCGGTTGGTGGCCGACACCCAGCGCACGTCGATGGGGATCTCCTCGCCGCCGCCCACGCGCCGGATCTTCCGCTCCTGGATCACGCGCAGGAGCTTGGCCTGCAGCTCCATGCTCATCTCCGAGATCTCGTCCATGAAGAAGGTGCCGCCCGCCGCCAGCTCCAGCAGCCCGCGGCGCTCGCGGTCGGCGCTGGTGAACGCGCCCTTCTCGTGGCCGAACAGCTCGGTCTCCAGCAGGTTGTCGGGGAGCGCCGCGCAGTTGATGGCGGTGAACGGCCGAGCCGAGCGCCGGCTGTTGGCGTGGAGGGCGCGGGCGATCAGCTCCTTCCCCGTGCCGCTCTCGC encodes the following:
- the ligA gene encoding NAD-dependent DNA ligase LigA, which gives rise to MTDPAPPQQLAARAAELRETLERASHEYYVLDAPAMPDAEYDRLFHELKRLEEEHPALRTPDSPTQRVGAEPASKLEKTEHLAPMLSLDNAFSPEELQAWETRNARIADEVRTAGYVVEPKIDGLAIALTYENGVFVKGATRGNGTIGEDVTRNLRTIRQIPLRLRQDDGAPAPPPVMEVRGEVYMSLPGFERMNQGRAAEGLATFANPRNAAAGALRQLDPAITARRPLRFFAYAVETGSGEGPFASQWELLQTLKAWGFPVNQLARPCASLDEVLEFVGAFEKTRGTLDYEVDGAVVKVNPLALHVELGVVGGREPRWATAYKYAPDLVVTTLRSIEINVGRTGALNPYAVLEPVEVGGVIVKLATLHNEDDIRRKDIRPGEKVLVKRAGEVIPQVVGPILEEGQERAPEWHLPDRCPACGTPAERPEGEAMTYCPNSACPARIYWGIVHFASRGAMDIRGLGERTILQMVRARPVDDAGQPVAADDAAAVGYTPPWDLAEEKSALPESPPAHETTGEGLPDAAGAEGAGGRARKKLVEDVGDLYRLTIDDLLTLEGFKQKSAQNLLDGIEASKQQGLARALFGLGIRHVGEIAAQTLARHFGSIDRLMTATVEEIEGVHTIGHVMAEALHAWFAEPRNLEVVEKLRAAGVKLTEERTEPAEGPFTGLTFVITGTHPTMSRPQLEEFIQQRGGRVTGGVTKKTSYLVVGEDAGSKLAKARELGVKELTEAQLLELAESTGADAGDADAAEPDPTTQPATAQLGLL
- the mltG gene encoding endolytic transglycosylase MltG, with amino-acid sequence MKMRAPFRTFALSHFRTFALVALLATLAACATDGGGNPHGPPLRVTVPAGAALPAVADSLAKRGIVDSGDKFRRYAKAQDAASKLKPGIYEFRSGESWKTIVGKLVRGDVVKARIVVPEGWTARQIAARVAAALGGNEDSIHARLVDTAAARRYGVPGPTLEGYLYPATYVFPLGTPVEKAVAAMVQRYKSAWTPQMRAQLPASGMSEREVVALASIVEREAKDWHERPTIAAVYRNRMRKGMRLQADPTVQYALGQQRARLLYRDIASVSASPYNTYTHAGLPPGPIASPSQGAIQAALNPAPADYLYFVARPNGTHVFTRTLAEHNAAKRAAQAEARGAR
- the thiE gene encoding thiamine phosphate synthase, producing MTGLRDRLSLIVITDPSCGEGRAIVDVVRAALRGGAPSIQLRGKDQAAREQVELARALRVETRAAGALLWVNDRLDVALAAGADGVHLGQDDLPVEAARRIVPGGFLIGISAETAELARAAERGGADYVGAGPVYETGSKADAGSAVGCARIAQVAAAVRIPVVGIGGIAAANAGEVVRAGAAGVAVISAVMRAADPEAATRELLRAATTGRS
- a CDS encoding serine hydrolase domain-containing protein: MRFRPTALAVLLACASARPAAAQLVAFASAPGAGDGGASARLAMQLDSIARHAMEYQSIPGLSVVIVKDGRVVMERGYGVVNPPRERAATARTEYQIASVSKQFTAAAILRLNEQGRLSLDDAVTRYVDGLPPVYQEVTIRRLLNHTAGVPNFTEFLREFHQPLAPARLVEELASRTLQFAPGTAFHYSNSGYYLLGLVIEEVTGQGYADYLRDQFFTPLGLGDTHYCGELSAPVPAGFVRSRGGKTVRAAPWDPSVLYAAGSLCSTAEDLAKWEVALGEGRVLSPASFREMTTPAPPTETSVRMAYGYGMMVDTTEAGPYLHHDGAVSGFRAQVAWYPEEHMAIVVLMNQGLAAPEPIERDLARAVMGQARQREPRLSGPPTPTTGRRVMGSATQQRER
- the ruvX gene encoding Holliday junction resolvase RuvX, with the protein product MPRTMALDYGERRIGVALTDPTRTIASPLTTLQRRAGKRPPWAEIAKLIEEHEVEDAVVGLPLDLSGDETEWTKEVRQFGDDLARRTGLPVHWVDERLTSVAAERAVRGMGLKRSEREQKERIDAAAAALILDAWLRQRPREAQG
- a CDS encoding sigma-54 dependent transcriptional regulator; the protein is MSDTAENDVPITVLIVDDEELLVKSCGQILSSEGYSVHTEGRGRNALDFVRRQRPDIVLTDLMLPDMDGLALLKEIKKLAPETLVVMITGFATVDSSVEAIRAGAYDYIPKPFTATQLRILIGRAAQQVKLVRDNASLRDQLKKHYSFDNIIGTSDSIQKVFSVVSRVAPTEASVFISGESGTGKELIARALHANSRRSARPFTAINCAALPDNLLETELFGHEKGAFTSADRERRGLLELAAGGTFFMDEISEMSMELQAKLLRVIQERKIRRVGGGEEIPIDVRWVSATNRDPDQAVRDGHLRQDLLYRLNVVPVKLPPLRNRREDIPALAQHFLRRYAQEYDRDNLRFSSESMRVLVEYEWPGNVRELQNVVERIVSMCLPGQEIFPEDMPEELSMRRAPNGKAGAVAAFSSDLPFHDAKNDAISIFEKQYLSDLLDRHNGNISQAARNAGIDRKTIHRMLAKYEIEGRD
- a CDS encoding diguanylate cyclase, which encodes MSEAGNAAAAGPVRVLVVDDLPDNVEILRARLESRGYEVDTAENGEEALARVKAAPPQLILCDVMMPGIDGYEVARRIKDDAKTGALPFIPIILVTALGETEHIVQGLNTGADDYIAKPYHFQELEARVRAMLRIKRLQDELDLKNRELEVANKRLRKLSITDGLTELFNHRHVHELLQEEFERSRRTEEPLAVTMIDLDKFKNVNDTYGHPTGDVVLYETARILRETAREIDMVGRYGGEEFIVILPNTDEEEAAAFAERVRSAVETHVFRDEDVGVELRMTCSSGVASFPVPGVQTPEQLLKLADEGLYMAKESGRNRVVRSSQMPPATA